A region of Methyloversatilis discipulorum DNA encodes the following proteins:
- the nuoN gene encoding NADH-quinone oxidoreductase subunit NuoN, with protein MNFPLPDFFPASAEIFVLVMACVVLLADLFKSERQGWLPYLLTLATLAGAFAIQFGTAGPDTTLTFSGMFVDDRLADVLKSCLYITVFAVVVYSRDYLMARGLERGEYYLLVLFATLGMQVMISANHFLTLYLGLELLSLAIYALVALDRESARSTEAAMKYFVLGALASGLLLYGMSMIYGATGTLEISAIARKLSDPATNMDVLRFGLVFLVAGLAFKIGVVPFHMWIPDVYHGAPTAITLLIGSAPKLAGFAMAIRLLVDGLPTLAVEWQQMLMLLAILSIALGNVVAIAQTNVKRMLAYSTISHMGFMLLGLVSGVIELRASGDIHLSYAFGSAMFYTIAYVLMSAAAFGTLLVLTRAGVEAETLDDLKGLNRRSPWFAAVLMMVMFSMAGIPFFIGFFAKLAVLQAVVAAGYIYTAVFAVLLSLIGAFFYLRVVKLMYFDEPLDNSPLVASTEMRALLSVNALAIALIGLMPQSLLALCASALGQALK; from the coding sequence ATGAACTTCCCTCTGCCTGACTTCTTCCCCGCATCGGCCGAAATCTTCGTGCTGGTGATGGCCTGCGTCGTGCTGCTCGCAGACCTCTTCAAGTCCGAACGCCAGGGCTGGCTGCCTTACCTGCTCACGCTGGCGACGCTGGCCGGCGCCTTCGCCATCCAGTTCGGCACCGCCGGGCCGGACACGACGCTCACGTTCAGCGGCATGTTCGTCGATGACCGCCTCGCCGACGTGCTGAAGAGCTGTCTCTACATCACCGTGTTCGCCGTCGTCGTCTATAGCCGCGATTACCTGATGGCGCGCGGTCTGGAGCGTGGCGAGTACTACCTGCTCGTCTTGTTCGCCACGCTGGGCATGCAGGTGATGATTTCGGCCAATCACTTCCTGACGCTCTACCTGGGCCTGGAACTGCTGTCGCTGGCCATCTATGCGCTGGTCGCGCTGGACCGCGAATCGGCGCGCTCGACCGAAGCGGCGATGAAGTACTTCGTGCTCGGCGCGCTAGCGTCCGGCCTGCTGCTTTACGGCATGTCGATGATCTACGGTGCGACCGGCACGCTGGAAATCTCGGCCATCGCCCGCAAGCTGTCCGACCCGGCCACCAATATGGACGTGCTGCGTTTCGGCCTGGTCTTCCTCGTTGCCGGCCTGGCCTTCAAGATCGGCGTCGTGCCGTTCCACATGTGGATTCCCGACGTCTATCACGGCGCGCCGACCGCGATCACGCTGCTGATCGGCTCGGCGCCGAAGCTGGCCGGTTTCGCAATGGCGATCCGCCTGCTGGTCGACGGCCTGCCGACGCTGGCGGTCGAGTGGCAGCAGATGCTGATGCTGCTCGCCATTCTGTCGATCGCGCTCGGCAACGTGGTCGCCATTGCGCAGACCAACGTCAAGCGCATGCTGGCCTACTCGACCATTTCGCACATGGGCTTCATGCTGCTCGGTCTGGTCAGCGGCGTGATCGAACTGCGTGCCTCGGGTGATATCCACCTCTCTTACGCCTTCGGCAGCGCGATGTTCTACACCATCGCCTACGTGCTGATGAGCGCTGCCGCCTTCGGTACGCTGCTGGTGCTGACCCGCGCCGGCGTCGAGGCGGAAACGCTGGACGACCTGAAGGGCCTGAACCGTCGCAGCCCATGGTTCGCTGCGGTGCTGATGATGGTCATGTTCTCGATGGCCGGCATTCCGTTCTTCATCGGCTTCTTCGCCAAGCTCGCCGTGCTGCAGGCGGTCGTCGCGGCCGGCTACATCTACACCGCCGTGTTCGCCGTACTGCTGTCGCTGATCGGCGCCTTCTTCTACCTGCGCGTCGTCAAGCTGATGTACTTCGACGAACCGCTCGACAACAGCCCGCTGGTCGCCTCGACCGAAATGCGCGCGCTGCTGTCGGTCAATGCGCTTGCGATCGCGCTGATCGGCCTGATGCCGCAATCGCTGCTCGCATTGTGCGCGTCGGCCCTCGGTCAGGCGCTGAAGTAA
- a CDS encoding NUDIX domain-containing protein, with amino-acid sequence MADDLTESTLDSRQVYDGVLLKVYQDQVRLPDGKQAVREYVKHPGAVVIIAILPDGRMVFERQFRYGPRRVFLEFPAGKIDPGEPIEQTAIRELREETGHEADSWEHLGTMHPCIGYSDERIEIFLARGLRHVGASLDEGEFLEVTALSLEAAMSAVWRGELTDAKTLAALIWAQRVFAQGF; translated from the coding sequence ATGGCGGACGACCTGACGGAAAGCACGCTGGACAGCCGTCAGGTCTACGACGGCGTCCTGCTGAAGGTCTATCAGGATCAGGTCAGGCTGCCGGACGGCAAGCAGGCGGTCCGCGAGTACGTCAAGCATCCGGGGGCGGTGGTCATCATCGCCATCCTGCCGGACGGGCGCATGGTGTTCGAGCGCCAGTTCCGCTACGGCCCGCGCCGTGTCTTCCTCGAATTTCCGGCCGGCAAGATCGACCCGGGCGAACCGATCGAACAGACGGCCATCCGCGAACTGCGCGAGGAAACCGGCCACGAGGCCGACAGCTGGGAACACCTCGGCACGATGCACCCCTGCATCGGCTATTCCGACGAACGCATCGAAATCTTCCTCGCCCGCGGCCTGCGCCATGTCGGTGCCTCGCTCGACGAAGGTGAATTCCTCGAAGTGACCGCGCTTTCGCTGGAGGCCGCGATGTCGGCCGTGTGGCGCGGCGAACTGACCGACGCCAAGACACTGGCCGCCCTTATCTGGGCGCAGCGCGTGTTCGCACAGGGCTTCTGA
- the folK gene encoding 2-amino-4-hydroxy-6-hydroxymethyldihydropteridine diphosphokinase, with amino-acid sequence MSQEASTHIAHIGLGANLADPEKQVRAALDELAAAPGIVLERKSSLYRTAPIGYDNQPDFINAVARVRTTLEPQALLDALLDIERTHGRVREFLNAPRTLDLDVLLYEDRVINTDTLNVPHPRAHLRAFVLLPLLEVSPDVVIPGIGPASAWLAHCQDQPIQRIAE; translated from the coding sequence ATGAGCCAAGAAGCCTCCACCCACATCGCCCACATCGGGCTCGGCGCTAACCTGGCGGATCCGGAAAAGCAGGTACGCGCAGCACTCGACGAACTGGCCGCTGCGCCGGGCATCGTGCTCGAACGGAAGTCGTCGCTCTACCGCACGGCGCCGATCGGCTACGACAATCAGCCCGATTTCATCAACGCCGTTGCGCGCGTACGCACGACGCTGGAACCGCAGGCCCTGCTCGACGCCCTGCTCGACATCGAGCGCACGCACGGCCGCGTACGCGAATTCCTGAACGCACCGCGTACACTGGACCTCGACGTGCTGCTGTACGAGGACCGCGTGATCAACACCGACACGCTGAACGTGCCGCACCCGCGCGCGCATCTGCGCGCTTTCGTGCTGCTGCCGCTGCTGGAGGTATCTCCGGACGTGGTGATTCCGGGCATCGGGCCGGCGAGCGCCTGGCTCGCCCACTGCCAGGACCAGCCGATTCAACGCATCGCCGAATAA
- a CDS encoding hemerythrin domain-containing protein — translation MSALELKQEHVLGLAPMDDIHREFMQLLARLDDATAPAALPVLDELVAHTEAHFAQEDAWMEASDFPPLHCHRGEHERVLEVLREVRRLAAAGDAGIVRTLVRELPVWFEHHASTMDTMLAEHIARTGYDAQTTLPELAEA, via the coding sequence ATGTCCGCACTTGAACTGAAACAGGAACACGTACTCGGTCTGGCGCCGATGGACGACATCCACCGCGAATTCATGCAACTGCTGGCCCGTCTCGACGATGCGACGGCACCCGCTGCGCTGCCGGTACTCGATGAACTGGTGGCGCACACCGAAGCGCATTTCGCGCAGGAGGACGCGTGGATGGAAGCGTCGGACTTTCCGCCGCTGCACTGTCATCGCGGCGAACACGAGCGCGTGCTCGAGGTGCTGCGCGAGGTCAGACGCCTGGCGGCGGCGGGGGACGCGGGCATCGTGCGCACGCTGGTACGCGAACTGCCGGTGTGGTTCGAGCACCACGCCTCGACCATGGACACCATGCTGGCCGAGCACATCGCGCGCACCGGCTACGACGCGCAGACCACGCTGCCGGAACTGGCGGAAGCCTGA
- the smpB gene encoding SsrA-binding protein SmpB: MSIADNKKAFHDYFIEERFEAGLVLEGWEVKAIRAGRTQLKEAYVVLKGEEVYVIGMHVSPLPTASTHIKPDPTRSRKLLLHANEISKLIGLVERAGYTLVPLNLHYTRGRIKLEIGLAKGKKQFDKRETEKQRDWEREKARLMRDRV; this comes from the coding sequence ATGAGCATTGCCGACAACAAGAAGGCCTTTCACGACTACTTCATCGAGGAACGCTTCGAAGCGGGTCTGGTGCTCGAAGGCTGGGAGGTGAAGGCAATCCGCGCTGGCCGCACGCAGCTGAAGGAAGCCTACGTGGTGCTCAAGGGCGAAGAGGTGTACGTGATCGGCATGCACGTGTCACCACTGCCGACCGCCTCCACTCACATCAAGCCCGATCCGACGCGCAGCCGCAAGCTGCTGCTGCACGCGAACGAGATCAGCAAGCTGATCGGTCTGGTCGAGCGCGCCGGCTACACGCTGGTGCCGCTGAACCTGCACTACACCCGTGGCCGCATCAAGCTGGAGATCGGTCTGGCCAAGGGCAAGAAGCAGTTCGACAAGCGCGAGACCGAGAAGCAACGTGACTGGGAGCGCGAGAAGGCGCGCCTGATGCGCGACCGGGTCTGA
- a CDS encoding type II toxin-antitoxin system RatA family toxin, which yields MAEVRKTVLIERSAEQMFRLVDDVEHYPQFLPWCGGSQLIERTDVLTRARIDINYHGVKAHFVTANDKVFPRSMTIRLVEGPFNRLDGTWLFAPLGEAACKIEFNLHYEFSSRLIEKVVGPVFSHIANTFVDAFVKQADRQYGQGTQ from the coding sequence ATGGCTGAAGTCCGAAAAACCGTGCTCATCGAGCGCAGTGCCGAACAGATGTTCCGCCTCGTCGATGACGTGGAACACTATCCGCAGTTCCTGCCCTGGTGCGGCGGCAGCCAGCTGATCGAACGCACCGACGTGCTGACGCGCGCGCGCATCGACATCAACTACCACGGCGTCAAGGCCCACTTCGTCACCGCCAACGACAAGGTGTTCCCGCGCAGCATGACCATCCGCCTGGTTGAAGGGCCGTTCAACCGGCTCGACGGCACCTGGCTGTTCGCGCCGCTGGGCGAGGCCGCCTGCAAGATCGAGTTCAACCTGCATTACGAATTTTCGAGCCGGCTGATCGAGAAGGTGGTCGGTCCGGTGTTCAGCCATATCGCCAACACCTTTGTCGACGCCTTCGTGAAGCAGGCCGATCGCCAGTACGGACAGGGAACGCAGTGA
- a CDS encoding RnfH family protein: MSDKIHVQVAYALPERQDIVTMELVAGATAQQAVEASGLLQKYPDIDLAKNKLGVFSKLVKADQVLRDRDRVEIYRALIADPKEVRRQRAAEGKVLKKGGGEAEPAA; encoded by the coding sequence ATGAGCGACAAGATCCACGTGCAGGTTGCCTATGCGCTGCCCGAGCGGCAGGACATCGTGACGATGGAACTGGTCGCAGGCGCCACTGCGCAGCAGGCAGTCGAGGCTTCCGGACTGCTGCAGAAGTATCCGGACATCGATCTGGCGAAGAACAAGCTCGGCGTGTTCTCCAAGCTGGTCAAGGCCGACCAGGTGCTGCGCGATCGCGACCGCGTCGAAATCTACCGTGCGTTGATTGCCGACCCGAAGGAAGTGCGGCGACAGCGCGCCGCCGAGGGCAAGGTACTCAAGAAGGGCGGCGGTGAGGCCGAACCGGCGGCCTGA
- a CDS encoding DUF4124 domain-containing protein, protein MLVRIAAAVLLSVPLACAAQVYQYKDAQGRTVFSDTPPPGANATKKNINPPPPSGDGSGSVQEKLQEFQKRRDERLESEAKQAKEKAEKERMAENCTRARSKLAALQSGQRIVRFNTQGEREFLDDAGRAKEMEDAQKSVSEWCK, encoded by the coding sequence GTGCTCGTCCGTATCGCCGCAGCCGTGCTGCTCAGTGTTCCGCTCGCCTGCGCCGCCCAGGTCTACCAGTACAAGGACGCCCAGGGACGCACCGTTTTTTCCGACACCCCGCCGCCGGGCGCCAACGCAACGAAGAAGAACATCAATCCGCCGCCGCCGTCCGGCGATGGTTCGGGTTCGGTGCAGGAAAAGCTGCAGGAGTTCCAGAAGCGCCGCGACGAACGGCTGGAATCGGAAGCCAAACAGGCGAAGGAGAAGGCCGAGAAAGAGCGGATGGCCGAGAACTGCACGCGGGCGCGCAGCAAGCTTGCCGCGCTGCAATCGGGTCAGCGCATCGTGCGCTTCAACACGCAGGGCGAACGCGAATTCCTCGACGACGCCGGGCGCGCGAAGGAAATGGAAGACGCGCAGAAGTCGGTGTCGGAGTGGTGCAAGTAA
- the guaB gene encoding IMP dehydrogenase, giving the protein MRVIQKALTFDDVLLVPAHSNVLPRDVSLSTRISRNIRVNLPLMSAAMDTVSEARLAIALAQEGGLAIIHKNLTAKQQAAEVAKVKRFEAGVLKDPITISPDMTVRELHGLTRSHRISGFPVLDGERVVGIVTNRDLRFETNLDQPVSRIMTPRERVVFVREGASLDEARSLMHKNRLERVLVLGENDTLRGLITVKDMLKSTEHPLAAKDAHGRLRVGAAIGVGEGTEDRAAALAEAGVDVIVVDTAHGHSQGVLERVSWVKRTFPHIDVIGGNIATADAARALVDAGADGVKVGIGPGSICTTRIVAGVGVPQITAIDNVATALASTDVPMIADGGIRYSGDIAKAVAAGANAVMLGGLLAGTEEAPGEIELFQGRSYKSYRGMGSLGAMQQGAADRYFQDPASNADKLVPEGVEGRVPYKGPVVNVITQLMGGLRASMGYCGCATVDEMRSKAQFVEITSAGIRESHVHDVQITKEAPNYHVD; this is encoded by the coding sequence ATGCGTGTTATCCAGAAGGCGCTGACCTTCGACGACGTGCTCCTCGTGCCGGCGCACTCCAACGTGCTGCCGCGCGACGTCAGTCTCAGTACCCGTATCTCCCGCAATATCCGCGTCAATCTTCCGCTGATGTCCGCCGCGATGGACACCGTCAGCGAAGCCCGGCTGGCCATCGCGCTGGCCCAGGAAGGCGGCCTCGCGATCATCCACAAGAACCTCACCGCCAAGCAGCAGGCCGCCGAAGTGGCCAAGGTGAAGCGTTTCGAGGCCGGCGTCCTGAAGGACCCGATCACCATCTCTCCCGACATGACGGTTCGCGAGCTGCACGGGTTGACACGCAGCCACCGCATTTCCGGTTTTCCGGTGCTCGACGGTGAGCGCGTGGTCGGCATCGTGACTAACCGCGACCTGCGTTTCGAAACCAATCTCGACCAGCCGGTCTCGCGCATCATGACGCCGCGCGAGCGCGTCGTGTTCGTGCGCGAAGGCGCGTCGCTCGATGAAGCGCGTTCGCTGATGCACAAGAACCGCCTAGAGCGCGTGCTGGTGCTGGGCGAGAACGACACGCTGCGTGGCCTGATCACGGTCAAGGACATGCTGAAGTCGACCGAACACCCGCTGGCCGCCAAGGACGCACATGGCCGCCTGCGTGTCGGCGCCGCGATCGGTGTCGGTGAAGGCACCGAAGACCGCGCCGCCGCGCTGGCCGAAGCCGGCGTTGACGTCATCGTCGTCGACACCGCGCACGGCCACTCGCAGGGCGTGCTCGAACGCGTCAGTTGGGTCAAGCGCACCTTCCCGCACATCGACGTGATCGGCGGCAACATCGCCACCGCCGACGCTGCCCGCGCGCTGGTCGATGCCGGCGCCGACGGCGTCAAGGTCGGCATCGGCCCCGGCTCGATCTGCACCACCCGCATCGTCGCCGGTGTCGGCGTGCCGCAGATCACCGCCATCGACAACGTCGCCACCGCACTCGCGTCGACCGATGTGCCGATGATCGCCGACGGCGGCATCCGCTACTCGGGCGACATCGCCAAGGCGGTCGCTGCCGGCGCCAACGCCGTCATGCTGGGCGGCCTGCTGGCCGGTACCGAGGAAGCGCCGGGCGAGATCGAACTGTTCCAGGGCCGTTCCTACAAGTCCTACCGCGGCATGGGTTCGCTCGGCGCGATGCAGCAGGGCGCCGCCGACCGCTACTTCCAGGACCCGGCGTCGAATGCCGACAAGCTGGTGCCGGAAGGCGTCGAAGGCCGTGTGCCTTACAAGGGCCCGGTGGTGAACGTGATCACCCAGCTGATGGGCGGTCTGCGCGCATCGATGGGCTATTGCGGCTGCGCCACGGTGGACGAAATGCGCTCGAAGGCGCAGTTCGTCGAGATCACCTCGGCCGGCATTCGCGAGTCGCACGTGCACGACGTGCAGATCACCAAGGAAGCGCCGAACTATCACGTGGATTGA
- a CDS encoding four helix bundle protein produces the protein MSEVRSYRDLLVWQRAMDLALGIYALSRSFPDSERFVMVSQLRRAAVSVPSNIAEGHARSSTRDFLRFLSIASGSLAELETQLILSHRLDYLDQDRLDSTLVLAGETGRMIRGLQTSLASRIAAAP, from the coding sequence ATGAGCGAGGTGCGAAGCTATCGCGATTTGCTGGTCTGGCAACGAGCGATGGATCTTGCTCTCGGCATTTATGCTCTGAGTCGCTCCTTTCCGGACAGCGAGCGCTTCGTTATGGTCTCTCAGCTTCGTCGCGCAGCCGTGTCCGTTCCGTCGAATATCGCGGAAGGGCACGCGCGCAGTTCTACGCGCGACTTTCTTCGTTTTCTCTCGATCGCCTCGGGTTCGCTTGCTGAACTGGAAACGCAGCTCATCCTTTCACACCGTCTCGACTACCTTGATCAGGATCGGCTTGATTCGACCTTGGTCCTTGCTGGAGAAACAGGCCGGATGATTCGGGGCCTGCAAACCTCACTGGCGTCGCGCATCGCTGCGGCGCCCTAG